From a region of the Aeoliella mucimassa genome:
- a CDS encoding DUF5662 family protein: MAKIFGMDPVEPTPSMIAFFEQRTRAHIARVERCLQVMARVTPYGEQLLERAARHDASKFEPEERVAYIWLTEHHRRRKLGEAFTYPSGVEPLIESAIAHHMSHNRHHPEFHADPNDMTEVDLIEMVCDWTAMAQEFQQCGGSAREWADRTVGQRVQFNAEKSRFVYEMIALLDRELVGPTSD; this comes from the coding sequence GTGGCTAAAATCTTCGGTATGGACCCCGTGGAACCGACACCGTCGATGATTGCGTTCTTTGAACAGCGCACCCGCGCGCACATCGCTCGCGTCGAGCGTTGTTTGCAAGTGATGGCGCGGGTGACTCCGTATGGCGAGCAACTGCTGGAGCGAGCCGCGCGGCACGACGCATCGAAGTTCGAGCCCGAGGAACGCGTCGCTTATATCTGGCTTACCGAGCATCATCGGCGCCGGAAGCTCGGCGAGGCTTTCACGTATCCGTCGGGCGTCGAGCCGCTCATCGAGTCGGCCATCGCGCACCACATGAGCCACAACCGGCACCATCCCGAGTTCCACGCCGATCCGAACGACATGACCGAAGTCGACCTGATCGAAATGGTGTGCGACTGGACCGCCATGGCCCAGGAGTTCCAGCAATGCGGCGGCAGCGCCCGCGAGTGGGCGGATAGGACCGTGGGCCAGCGGGTGCAGTTCAATGCCGAGAAGAGCCGCTTCGTCTACGAGATGATCGCCCTGTTGGATCGCGAGCTAGTTGGTCCGACCAGCGACTAA
- a CDS encoding matrixin family metalloprotease has protein sequence MPCLNRHLGYLYLLAVLAFVPALQADGCDQCLAGETLICPAGGCTIGGDESNPDLVANFGTPRSGWPQASKGDSVYLTYSYQNMFDGGLLDPGGQPVPESQIRTAIEEAFLVWAEVVPVHFREVEDDGLPYGQSSLHGTIRLRHVYINGPDPENGSPIAKAVARFPGTSNYSGDIDFDHSDPWALIGTIHEPDFLGAAIHEIGHTLGLTHSNVPTSNMYWTFKRHTGPGSGALEPDDIAAIQSVYGPGVGSVTPLLAAVPEPQAWVVMLVLLSLAGNLVAGRTN, from the coding sequence ATGCCCTGTTTGAACCGACACCTTGGCTATCTCTATTTGCTCGCGGTGCTGGCATTCGTTCCAGCACTCCAGGCGGATGGCTGCGATCAATGCCTGGCCGGAGAGACTCTGATTTGCCCCGCCGGCGGGTGCACCATCGGCGGCGACGAGTCGAATCCCGATCTGGTAGCCAATTTCGGCACGCCCCGCTCGGGCTGGCCGCAAGCCAGCAAAGGCGATTCGGTTTACTTGACCTACAGCTATCAAAACATGTTCGACGGCGGGCTGCTCGACCCTGGGGGACAGCCAGTGCCGGAGTCGCAGATCCGCACCGCGATTGAGGAGGCCTTTCTCGTGTGGGCCGAGGTGGTGCCGGTGCACTTCCGAGAAGTCGAGGACGACGGACTCCCCTACGGCCAGTCGAGCCTGCATGGCACCATCCGCCTGCGGCATGTCTACATCAATGGCCCCGATCCCGAAAACGGCAGCCCCATCGCCAAGGCGGTCGCCCGATTCCCAGGCACCAGCAACTACAGCGGCGATATCGATTTCGACCACAGCGACCCCTGGGCGCTGATCGGCACGATTCACGAGCCCGACTTCCTGGGTGCCGCGATCCACGAAATCGGCCATACGCTGGGACTCACCCACAGCAATGTGCCGACCTCTAACATGTACTGGACCTTCAAACGCCATACCGGCCCCGGCAGCGGAGCGCTCGAGCCCGACGACATTGCCGCGATTCAAAGTGTGTATGGTCCCGGCGTCGGCAGCGTCACTCCCCTGCTCGCTGCGGTGCCCGAGCCGCAAGCCTGGGTCGTGATGCTTGTGTTGCTGTCGCTCGCTGGCAATTTAGTCGCTGGTCGGACCAACTAG
- the alaS gene encoding alanine--tRNA ligase: MQTNELREKYLAFFETKGHTRVASDVLVPTWDPSVLFTPAGMNQFKDHFLGKVKLEYTRATTCQKCMRTGDIDNVGRTPRHHTFFEMLGNFSFGDYFKDEAIHWAWEFLTDKKWLGLPAETLSVTVYKDDQEAADIWHEKIGLPTSRISFEKEDENFWPASAPSQGPDGVCGPCSEIYYTAPGREALEIWNLVFTQFNRVGDPPDNLRPLPSKNIDTGMGLERTAAALQNVETNFHIDILMPIVKAAAEVCGVEYKYDSENGRRIRRITDHVRACTFAVHENVYPGANKEKYVVKRLLRRAVLDGHQMGLRDPFLSKIVPAVVDAMGGPYPELKETVERVAGVIEKEEANFFSTIDGGLNRIDLVFDEMRKDNRTTVDGHVAADLYQTYGVPPELFESLAAEHNLAFDWKGYHEAMDEHGVRSGTDQKIVMGSKGPIDSLKKVHHKTEFLGYEITEAEATVVGIVAGKPGSDQLCDKMEEVGHEDPVRVVLDKTPFYGESGGQVGDVGKLVGKGFEFEVIDTQKDGELFIHLGHLKSGVMSEGDTVTATVDTSRRAAIQRAHSATHLLHHALHKHLGDHAQQQGSKVDADWLRFDFTNLSPVEPEKLAAIAEDVAADVATAAPVKWETLPLADARKQGAMMLFGEKYPDPVRMVSMGPLSAGTNSRELCGGTHLTNTSEVGAFEIISEEGVSSGTRRIVALTGQRAEEQATKTVAELEQAAKLLEVDGSQVAEAVGLLLNEQRSLKKLLSSGGQPSDETTTLAAKSAAKLSYQQAKLVLAEAGRLLSVAPLAVVQRVESLVSEVESIKKQLAERDATGPLSADKLLESAKDVTGTTVVIAETPGAPQNLMRQLIDTLRAKCDSVAVMLAAREGDDKVTLIAGISKDLQDKGVSAGKWISPVAKALGGGGGGRPDMAQAGGKKPEELPAALEVAEKTITEMLGA; encoded by the coding sequence ATGCAAACCAACGAACTTCGCGAAAAGTACCTGGCGTTCTTCGAGACCAAGGGCCACACCCGCGTTGCCAGCGACGTGCTGGTGCCGACGTGGGACCCCAGTGTGCTGTTCACGCCGGCGGGGATGAACCAGTTCAAAGACCACTTTCTCGGCAAAGTGAAACTCGAATACACCCGGGCGACCACCTGCCAGAAGTGCATGCGGACCGGCGATATCGATAACGTGGGGCGGACGCCGCGGCATCATACGTTCTTCGAGATGTTGGGCAACTTTTCGTTTGGCGACTACTTTAAGGACGAGGCCATCCACTGGGCGTGGGAGTTCCTGACCGACAAGAAGTGGCTCGGCCTGCCCGCCGAAACGCTGAGCGTGACGGTTTATAAGGACGATCAGGAAGCGGCCGACATCTGGCACGAGAAGATCGGCCTGCCGACCAGCCGCATCAGCTTCGAAAAGGAAGACGAGAACTTCTGGCCCGCCAGCGCTCCGAGCCAAGGGCCCGACGGAGTGTGTGGCCCCTGTAGCGAAATCTACTACACCGCGCCCGGCCGCGAGGCGCTGGAGATCTGGAACCTGGTGTTCACGCAGTTTAACCGCGTGGGCGATCCGCCAGACAACCTCCGCCCGCTCCCCTCCAAGAACATCGACACCGGTATGGGCCTCGAGCGGACCGCTGCAGCGCTGCAGAACGTCGAGACGAACTTCCACATCGACATTCTGATGCCGATCGTGAAAGCGGCCGCCGAAGTCTGCGGAGTAGAATACAAGTACGACTCCGAGAACGGCCGTCGTATCCGCCGCATCACGGACCACGTGCGGGCATGCACGTTCGCGGTGCACGAAAACGTGTACCCGGGTGCCAATAAGGAAAAGTACGTTGTCAAGCGATTGCTCCGTCGAGCGGTGCTCGATGGTCATCAAATGGGCTTGCGCGATCCGTTCCTCTCGAAGATCGTGCCGGCCGTGGTCGACGCCATGGGGGGCCCCTATCCTGAACTCAAAGAAACGGTCGAACGCGTGGCCGGGGTGATCGAGAAGGAAGAAGCGAACTTCTTTTCTACCATCGATGGCGGTTTGAATCGCATCGACCTTGTCTTCGACGAGATGCGCAAAGACAATCGCACCACGGTCGATGGCCACGTGGCCGCTGATCTGTACCAAACTTATGGTGTGCCCCCCGAGTTGTTCGAGTCGCTCGCAGCCGAGCACAATCTGGCCTTCGATTGGAAGGGCTACCATGAGGCGATGGACGAGCATGGCGTTCGCTCCGGTACCGATCAGAAGATCGTCATGGGCTCGAAGGGGCCGATCGACTCACTAAAGAAAGTGCACCACAAGACCGAGTTCCTTGGTTACGAAATCACAGAGGCCGAAGCCACCGTGGTTGGTATCGTTGCGGGCAAGCCGGGTAGCGATCAGCTGTGCGACAAGATGGAAGAGGTTGGCCACGAAGATCCCGTGCGGGTCGTGCTCGATAAGACTCCCTTCTACGGCGAGAGCGGTGGTCAGGTAGGCGATGTCGGCAAACTGGTTGGCAAAGGCTTCGAGTTCGAAGTAATCGACACGCAGAAGGATGGAGAGCTCTTCATCCACTTAGGGCACTTGAAGAGCGGAGTGATGAGCGAAGGCGACACGGTGACCGCCACGGTCGATACCAGCCGCCGGGCTGCGATTCAGCGGGCTCACTCCGCAACGCACCTGTTGCACCACGCGTTGCACAAGCACCTCGGCGACCACGCCCAGCAACAAGGCTCGAAGGTGGATGCCGACTGGCTGCGGTTCGACTTCACGAACCTCAGTCCAGTGGAGCCGGAGAAACTGGCCGCTATTGCCGAGGACGTGGCTGCCGACGTGGCGACCGCTGCTCCCGTAAAGTGGGAAACCTTGCCGCTGGCCGACGCCCGCAAGCAGGGAGCGATGATGCTGTTCGGCGAAAAGTACCCCGACCCGGTTCGCATGGTGTCGATGGGCCCGCTCTCGGCTGGCACCAACAGTCGCGAACTCTGCGGCGGTACCCACCTGACCAACACCAGCGAGGTCGGCGCGTTTGAAATCATTAGCGAAGAAGGCGTTTCCTCCGGAACTCGTCGCATCGTTGCCTTGACCGGCCAGCGTGCCGAGGAGCAGGCCACGAAGACGGTTGCCGAGTTGGAGCAAGCGGCCAAGTTGCTTGAGGTCGATGGATCGCAAGTCGCCGAGGCGGTTGGGCTATTGCTCAACGAGCAGCGTTCGCTCAAAAAACTGCTCAGCTCTGGCGGACAACCCAGCGACGAAACGACCACCTTGGCCGCTAAGTCGGCCGCGAAGCTCAGTTACCAGCAGGCGAAGCTCGTGCTGGCCGAAGCGGGACGCTTGCTGTCGGTCGCTCCGTTGGCCGTTGTGCAGCGAGTGGAATCGTTGGTGAGCGAAGTCGAGTCGATCAAGAAGCAACTCGCCGAGCGCGATGCGACTGGTCCGTTGTCGGCCGACAAGTTGTTGGAGTCGGCTAAAGATGTGACTGGCACCACGGTCGTGATCGCTGAGACTCCCGGTGCACCGCAAAACTTGATGCGACAACTCATCGATACGCTGCGTGCAAAGTGCGATAGCGTCGCGGTGATGCTGGCCGCTCGCGAAGGGGACGACAAAGTAACGCTGATTGCTGGTATCTCGAAAGACCTGCAAGACAAAGGCGTTAGTGCAGGCAAGTGGATCAGCCCCGTGGCCAAAGCCCTCGGCGGTGGCGGCGGCGGTCGCCCCGACATGGCTCAAGCGGGGGGCAAGAAACCCGAGGAGCTACCTGCTGCTTTGGAGGTTGCCGAGAAGACAATCACCGAGATGCTAGGTGCCTAA
- a CDS encoding endo-1,4-beta-xylanase has translation MRLFVHDKGRLEGLDPSRVHMVGFDGLPWYGSVFISENQLVIQRNEKDSGTVSVPWHVREWGEMLLSTATLMERDKPYFLEVELARGVVHRLRNQLEAWRQLGLVVPPELEQKVLSATRHFSRAASGQQIPATASNEANEAIELAVSAGHDLAGTYASQVLALRTRNGPLTTLLGVDLSGELPPQDLRHSIVDTFNLVSLPMAWRDIEMSEGRREWDATDNELRWAQKHGLKVVGGPLLEFDERRVPDWTYLWEGDYDTLSTFMLEHVRHTVRRYRGKVHLWHVAARMNRPQVLSLGDEDRLQIVASAIHTIRELDPRTPVVASFDQPWAEYMANQPIELAPMHYADALVRADLGLSGLGLELNIGQQPLATAPRTAIAFSQLMDQWSMFELPLFLMLTVDTRVSRNAPATPSETASRAKWVEYYLPPLLAKNSVQVVLWNQLSDRNAEFPGAGLFDESHQPKAVLNALAELRKRYLA, from the coding sequence ATGCGACTGTTTGTACACGACAAGGGCCGGCTCGAAGGGCTCGACCCGTCCCGTGTGCACATGGTGGGGTTCGACGGGCTGCCATGGTACGGAAGCGTTTTCATCTCCGAAAATCAGCTGGTCATTCAACGCAACGAGAAAGACTCGGGCACGGTTAGCGTTCCCTGGCATGTTCGCGAATGGGGCGAGATGCTGCTTTCGACGGCCACGCTAATGGAACGCGACAAACCGTACTTCCTGGAAGTCGAACTCGCCCGCGGCGTCGTGCATCGCTTGCGGAACCAACTCGAAGCCTGGCGGCAACTCGGATTAGTGGTGCCGCCGGAACTGGAGCAGAAAGTACTTTCCGCAACCCGGCACTTCTCGCGAGCCGCGTCGGGTCAGCAAATCCCCGCTACGGCCAGCAACGAAGCGAACGAGGCGATCGAGCTGGCTGTGTCAGCCGGTCATGACCTGGCAGGCACGTACGCCAGTCAGGTGCTTGCGCTGCGGACTCGCAACGGTCCACTTACAACGCTATTGGGGGTCGACCTTAGCGGCGAATTGCCTCCGCAGGATTTGCGACACTCGATCGTCGATACGTTCAATCTGGTAAGCCTGCCGATGGCCTGGCGCGATATCGAGATGAGCGAAGGTCGGCGGGAGTGGGATGCCACCGACAACGAACTGCGATGGGCTCAGAAGCATGGCCTGAAGGTGGTCGGCGGCCCGCTGCTTGAGTTCGACGAGCGACGCGTGCCCGACTGGACCTACCTGTGGGAAGGCGACTACGACACGCTGTCGACCTTCATGCTCGAGCATGTTCGCCACACCGTGCGGCGCTACCGCGGCAAGGTGCACCTGTGGCACGTTGCCGCCCGCATGAATCGCCCGCAGGTGCTTTCGCTTGGCGATGAAGACCGCCTGCAGATCGTCGCTTCGGCCATTCACACGATTCGCGAACTCGATCCGCGAACCCCGGTCGTGGCGAGCTTCGATCAACCGTGGGCCGAGTACATGGCGAACCAGCCGATCGAACTAGCCCCGATGCACTACGCGGACGCGTTGGTGCGAGCCGACCTGGGACTCTCAGGCTTGGGGCTCGAGCTGAATATCGGCCAGCAACCGCTGGCCACCGCCCCGCGCACAGCGATTGCCTTCAGCCAGCTGATGGATCAGTGGAGCATGTTCGAACTGCCGCTGTTTTTGATGCTCACGGTCGACACCCGTGTGTCGCGCAACGCCCCCGCTACGCCCAGCGAAACGGCAAGCCGGGCGAAATGGGTAGAGTATTATCTGCCTCCGCTACTGGCGAAGAACAGCGTGCAAGTAGTACTCTGGAATCAACTCTCCGACCGCAACGCCGAGTTCCCCGGCGCAGGGTTATTCGATGAGTCGCATCAGCCGAAGGCGGTGCTTAATGCACTCGCAGAGCTTCGTAAGCGTTATCTTGCTTAA
- a CDS encoding phosphoribosylaminoimidazolesuccinocarboxamide synthase translates to MAAFTQTNLPNLPVRHGKVRDVYDLGEHLLLVATDRISAFDWVLPTGIPDKGRVLTGVSEYWFSQLDTPHHLITTNVDEMPLPAEIDPEPLRGRTMLTRKAEVVPMECVVRGYLSGSGWKEYQQSGAVCGVELPSGLVESDRLPEPIFTPATKAEMGEHDENITFAQMASTIGQDLADELRARSIELFEQGSKHAESVGLLFADTKFEFGIFEGKVILIDEVMTPDSSRFWPADQYHPGGPQPSFDKQFVRDWLLASDWDRNSEPPQLPVDIVDKTRAKYIEAFERITGSEFAWK, encoded by the coding sequence ATGGCCGCTTTTACGCAAACAAATCTGCCCAATCTGCCTGTACGGCATGGTAAAGTTCGCGACGTTTACGATTTAGGCGAACATTTACTGCTCGTGGCCACCGACCGCATTAGTGCCTTCGATTGGGTGCTGCCGACCGGAATTCCCGACAAAGGCCGGGTGCTCACCGGCGTGAGCGAGTACTGGTTTTCGCAGCTGGACACACCGCATCATCTGATCACGACCAACGTCGACGAGATGCCGCTGCCGGCTGAGATCGACCCCGAGCCGCTCCGCGGGCGGACCATGCTCACGCGGAAGGCCGAAGTAGTGCCGATGGAATGCGTGGTGCGCGGCTACCTGTCGGGCTCGGGATGGAAAGAGTACCAACAGTCGGGCGCGGTCTGCGGAGTGGAGCTGCCAAGCGGACTCGTGGAGAGCGACCGGCTACCCGAACCGATCTTCACCCCAGCGACCAAAGCCGAGATGGGGGAGCACGACGAGAACATCACCTTCGCCCAGATGGCGAGCACCATCGGACAGGACCTGGCCGACGAACTCCGTGCGCGGAGCATCGAACTGTTCGAGCAAGGCTCAAAGCACGCCGAATCGGTAGGGCTGTTGTTCGCGGACACGAAGTTCGAGTTCGGCATCTTCGAGGGCAAAGTCATTCTCATCGACGAAGTAATGACGCCCGACAGCTCGCGTTTCTGGCCCGCGGATCAATACCACCCTGGCGGACCGCAACCATCGTTCGACAAGCAGTTTGTTCGCGACTGGTTGCTCGCCAGCGACTGGGACCGCAACAGCGAACCTCCTCAGCTTCCTGTTGACATCGTCGACAAAACCCGCGCGAAGTACATCGAAGCATTCGAGCGAATCACTGGAAGCGAGTTCGCGTGGAAGTGA
- the aroC gene encoding chorismate synthase — MLRYWTAGESHGQTLAALVDGFPAGVELDTAPIDEELRRRQGGYGRGGRQRIETDKVLIRTGIWRSTTLGSPILLEVPNRDYKLERLDDLPRPRPGHADLTGSLKYLGSIRGILERSSARETAVRVAAGALAKQLLAPFGITALGYVVELGGERIEPIEGDYQTLRTARDQSEIYSLNPDRDADIKQMIDQARKAGDTLGGVMEVRVDGLPFGLGTHAQWDRKLDGRLAQAVMAVQAIKGVEIGMGFEAARLPGSQVHDPIHYDASQADKPHLGYIRPSNNAGGLEGGMTNGMPLIVRAAKKPISTLAKPLASVNLETKEPDAASYERSDVCAVSAASVIVENVVAFEIAAALVDKFGGDSLSEMQARYELFQKMAQER; from the coding sequence ATGCTACGTTACTGGACTGCTGGCGAATCGCACGGACAAACCCTGGCTGCCCTGGTGGATGGTTTTCCCGCCGGAGTCGAGCTGGATACCGCGCCGATTGACGAAGAGCTACGGCGGCGGCAAGGGGGGTATGGTCGTGGCGGGCGGCAGCGGATCGAGACCGACAAGGTGCTGATCCGCACCGGCATCTGGCGGAGCACCACGCTCGGCAGCCCCATTCTGCTCGAAGTGCCGAACCGCGATTACAAGCTCGAACGACTCGACGACCTGCCACGCCCTCGCCCGGGCCACGCCGACCTCACTGGCTCGCTGAAGTACCTTGGCTCGATTCGCGGCATCCTCGAACGCTCGAGCGCCCGCGAGACCGCAGTTCGCGTTGCCGCGGGTGCGCTGGCCAAGCAGTTGCTCGCACCGTTCGGCATCACCGCCCTCGGCTACGTGGTCGAGCTTGGTGGTGAGCGAATCGAGCCGATCGAAGGCGACTACCAAACGCTTCGCACCGCCCGCGACCAAAGCGAGATCTACTCGCTGAACCCCGACCGCGATGCCGACATCAAGCAGATGATCGACCAGGCCCGCAAAGCGGGCGACACACTCGGCGGGGTGATGGAAGTACGCGTGGACGGGCTACCATTCGGGCTCGGCACCCACGCGCAGTGGGATCGCAAGCTCGACGGCCGACTCGCCCAAGCGGTAATGGCCGTGCAAGCGATCAAAGGTGTCGAGATCGGCATGGGCTTCGAAGCCGCCCGGCTGCCTGGCTCGCAGGTGCACGATCCCATTCACTACGACGCATCGCAAGCCGACAAGCCACACCTGGGATACATCCGCCCGTCGAACAACGCGGGTGGGCTCGAAGGGGGCATGACCAACGGCATGCCGCTGATTGTGCGGGCGGCGAAGAAACCGATCAGCACGTTGGCCAAGCCGCTAGCGTCGGTGAATCTCGAGACCAAGGAGCCCGACGCTGCTAGCTACGAACGTAGCGACGTTTGTGCGGTGTCGGCTGCTAGCGTGATCGTGGAAAACGTGGTTGCATTCGAGATCGCCGCGGCCTTGGTCGATAAGTTTGGAGGGGACAGTCTGTCCGAAATGCAGGCTCGATACGAACTCTTCCAAAAAATGGCTCAAGAGAGGTAA
- a CDS encoding adenylate/guanylate cyclase domain-containing protein — protein sequence MIDLTVYNPRQHQQYSVAQLASIARDESGRWHSLNATQAPTHADTFTLIPHRPSAEVAVECDGVDWLETFAAVPRGTRLELVDHLHLLVDDTHIEIADRELESTDGRPLIALAAREHRSNRNSQQGGPASATLGRWFEALGALHRWSANRAEFFDDAARFVVDPVGLDGAMVLRKDGDTWHIVASHLPHPEFGVSFHSLLVEQVASAGHTMFHTGHGAGTSLVLAPIHDDQHQVTGMVYGYRATHDQNGRRGIRYMEAQLVELLAQSVGAGLQRLAMEAEAARARVTYEHAFAPAIAAQVELDTATLAGREQEVTVLFADLRGFAALCQQLSTPDTYVLLNEVMDALTTAVMQHGGTLIDYYGDGLAAMWNAPLEQSHHPLLACQAALDMQQALPAVSERWQQVLTAPLQLGIGLHTGTAQVGNIGSSVRLKYGPRGATVNLASRLEQATKLLGSPVVATREVVQRLAGQLLDYRLCQAELPGIESSIDVFAISPPTSDQRVLDAISHYEDALTQFEAGDLDRAKELLQDLPDLANLPRQFLIDQVDNEHHRRLGRRAGDDRDTKTRSTILLSMK from the coding sequence ATGATCGACCTGACTGTTTACAACCCGCGCCAGCACCAGCAGTACTCCGTTGCTCAGCTGGCATCGATCGCCCGCGACGAGTCGGGCCGCTGGCACTCGCTAAACGCGACCCAAGCGCCGACACACGCCGACACGTTTACCTTGATCCCCCACCGCCCGTCGGCCGAGGTGGCGGTGGAGTGCGACGGAGTCGATTGGCTCGAAACCTTCGCTGCGGTGCCGCGCGGCACCCGGCTCGAACTGGTCGATCACCTGCACTTGCTGGTCGACGATACCCATATTGAAATTGCCGATCGCGAATTGGAGTCGACCGACGGTCGGCCGCTGATCGCCCTGGCGGCCCGCGAGCATCGCTCGAACCGCAACTCGCAGCAGGGAGGTCCGGCATCGGCTACCCTTGGTCGGTGGTTCGAGGCCCTCGGCGCCCTGCATCGCTGGTCGGCGAATCGGGCGGAGTTCTTCGACGACGCGGCTCGGTTCGTGGTTGATCCCGTGGGACTCGATGGGGCGATGGTGCTTCGCAAGGATGGCGACACCTGGCACATCGTTGCCAGCCATTTGCCTCACCCTGAGTTCGGTGTGTCGTTTCACTCGCTGCTCGTCGAGCAGGTAGCTAGCGCTGGCCACACGATGTTCCACACCGGGCATGGCGCTGGCACTTCGCTGGTGCTGGCCCCCATCCATGACGATCAGCATCAGGTCACCGGCATGGTGTACGGGTACCGCGCGACGCACGACCAGAATGGCCGCCGCGGCATCCGCTACATGGAGGCCCAACTCGTCGAGCTGCTGGCCCAATCCGTGGGAGCCGGCCTGCAACGCCTGGCCATGGAAGCCGAAGCGGCCCGCGCCCGAGTGACCTACGAGCATGCGTTCGCCCCGGCGATTGCCGCCCAGGTGGAACTCGATACCGCCACGCTGGCGGGACGCGAGCAGGAAGTGACCGTGCTATTTGCCGACCTGCGTGGATTCGCCGCGCTGTGCCAGCAGCTCTCGACTCCCGATACGTACGTGCTATTGAACGAAGTGATGGACGCGCTGACCACGGCCGTAATGCAGCATGGAGGGACACTCATCGACTACTACGGCGACGGCCTGGCGGCCATGTGGAACGCCCCGCTCGAGCAATCGCATCATCCGCTGCTGGCCTGCCAGGCGGCGCTCGACATGCAGCAAGCTTTGCCGGCCGTGTCGGAGCGATGGCAACAGGTGCTAACCGCCCCGTTGCAGCTCGGCATCGGCCTGCACACCGGCACTGCCCAAGTGGGCAACATCGGTAGCTCGGTGCGACTGAAGTACGGCCCGCGCGGGGCAACGGTGAACTTAGCCAGCCGGCTGGAGCAAGCCACCAAGCTGCTCGGCTCGCCGGTGGTCGCGACTCGCGAAGTGGTGCAGCGGCTCGCAGGGCAATTGCTCGACTATCGACTCTGCCAGGCGGAGCTGCCGGGCATCGAATCGTCGATCGACGTGTTTGCCATCAGTCCGCCGACGAGCGATCAGCGGGTGCTCGACGCAATCTCGCACTATGAAGACGCTTTGACGCAATTCGAAGCGGGCGATCTCGATCGGGCGAAGGAACTCTTGCAGGACCTGCCCGACCTGGCGAACCTGCCTCGGCAGTTCTTGATCGATCAGGTCGACAACGAACACCACCGCCGACTCGGCCGGCGAGCTGGAGACGATCGCGACACGAAAACGCGGTCGACCATCCTGCTAAGCATGAAGTAG
- a CDS encoding 2Fe-2S iron-sulfur cluster-binding protein codes for MASLALSGWMRMRRRQQQFADDKQAFLEAVAITARASRADKQDYLGWTGQRELRISAIVDEAFGVKSFYFTDPEGAPLPSFEPGQFLTCHLATSAGEKPLVRCYSLSDRPREEYYRLTVKLCSPPADRPQLPPGRGSSRLHAMQVGDRLSVSAPRGGFFLDPRRRHPLVLIAGGIGVTPIVSMLASLAEAGDDREVYLFYGVRNSNEHPLRDQIEEIVREHPNVHQFVLYSQPLPDDTQPDDYHEQGRITVDLVRRIVPTGTFDYYLCGPGGLMETMVEGLLAAGVPADRVLYEAFGPASIRKPSDTAEPATVAAGPPTRVVLANSHHEVDWDNHCESLLELIEELGVAIDSGCRSGNCGMCAARVLEGDIATVKQPGAQAPEGYCLACISVPKSPLVLDL; via the coding sequence GTGGCAAGTCTTGCGCTGAGTGGTTGGATGCGGATGCGCCGCCGGCAGCAGCAGTTCGCCGACGACAAGCAGGCGTTTCTCGAAGCGGTGGCCATTACCGCACGAGCGTCTCGCGCCGATAAGCAGGACTACCTTGGTTGGACCGGGCAGCGCGAGCTGCGCATCTCGGCGATTGTCGACGAGGCGTTCGGCGTTAAATCGTTTTACTTCACCGATCCCGAAGGGGCTCCGTTGCCGAGCTTCGAGCCGGGGCAGTTTCTTACGTGTCACCTTGCGACGTCGGCTGGCGAGAAGCCGCTGGTGCGGTGCTACTCGCTCTCCGACCGACCGCGTGAAGAGTACTATCGACTTACCGTGAAGCTGTGCAGCCCGCCCGCGGATCGGCCGCAGCTTCCCCCCGGCCGCGGAAGCAGTCGACTGCACGCCATGCAAGTGGGCGACCGGCTGTCGGTGAGTGCCCCGCGGGGTGGTTTCTTCCTCGACCCGCGCCGTCGGCATCCGTTGGTGCTCATCGCCGGAGGCATCGGAGTCACGCCGATTGTCAGCATGCTGGCATCGCTCGCCGAAGCAGGCGATGATCGCGAAGTCTACTTGTTCTATGGGGTTCGCAATAGCAACGAGCATCCGCTGCGCGATCAGATTGAAGAGATCGTACGGGAACACCCGAATGTTCATCAGTTCGTACTCTACTCGCAACCGTTGCCAGACGACACGCAGCCAGACGACTATCATGAGCAAGGCCGGATCACGGTCGATTTGGTTCGCCGGATCGTGCCGACTGGAACATTCGACTACTACTTGTGTGGTCCCGGCGGCTTGATGGAGACGATGGTCGAAGGCCTGCTGGCCGCCGGAGTTCCGGCCGATCGAGTTTTGTACGAAGCATTTGGGCCGGCCAGTATCCGTAAGCCGAGCGACACTGCCGAGCCAGCGACGGTTGCCGCAGGGCCTCCGACGAGAGTGGTGTTGGCCAACAGTCATCACGAAGTCGATTGGGACAATCATTGCGAATCGTTGTTGGAGTTGATCGAGGAACTCGGCGTGGCCATCGACTCGGGGTGCCGGTCCGGCAACTGCGGGATGTGTGCCGCTCGTGTGCTCGAGGGCGACATTGCAACGGTCAAGCAACCGGGGGCCCAGGCGCCCGAGGGGTACTGCCTGGCTTGCATCAGCGTGCCGAAGTCGCCATTGGTCTTGGATTTGTAA